The following nucleotide sequence is from Peribacillus sp. ACCC06369.
GTATATAAATATAAGCAAAATGTTTCCCCTTGTTCAACGGCAAGCTTACACTCTTCTTCTTTCCATTCCTGAATCAATTAGTCGTTCACCCTTTGACTTAAAAATTTCATTTTAACATTCATATTGGCAGATAAAAGCACAGTTGCGATATGATGTTCAGGTGAGCTCTCCACTTCTTTGTACATTTTATTAATATACAGGTGGTTCGCTTCCGGCATTTCCCTTCGGAATTGCTTCCGGAGCTTTTCTCCTGATTCATCTGCGTCAAAAAGGAGATAAACATCACGGTCCATCAATTCATCCACCAATTCATCAAGCTTAGTTAATGATATGGTCCCATTCGTACATCTAATTTCCACATCTTCATTTAAAACGGAGGCAACTTTTCTTCTATCGGAACTGCCTTCTACAATGATCACTTTATCGAATTCGCCCCATTCCATGTCATCACTCCATCTCACGAATTATGTGCGCAACTGCGATTGTACAAAATGAAAAAGAGAGCAGGCCTTTTCAGTCCCCCCTCTCCTTCGTTTTTAACCGTTAATCAAACTCTCATATTCTTCAGCGCTCATCAGGTTTTCAATATCACTGCTATTTGATGGTTCCAGCACGATCATCCATGCTTTTTCAAAAGGAGATTCATTTACATATTCAGGGTTGTCACTTAAGTCTTCGTTTACTTCCACAACCTTGCCACTGATAGGAGCATACAGCTCAGAAACGGTCTTAACGGATTCAACACTTCCAAATGGTTCGTTCGCTTTCAGTTCATCCCCGATTTCTGGAAGCTCAACGAAGACGATGTCCCCAAGCTCGGACTGGGCAAAAGCTGTAATTCCAATGCGCACTGTTCCATCTTCGGTTTTGACCCATTCATGTTCTTTAGTGTAACGAAGTTCTTTTGGTGTTGTTGTCATTATAAACCCTCCATATGTACATCTTATTTTATCTATTCCATTATAAGGTAGATTTATTGTTTAAGTAAGGAATTAACCAAATATTTTGTAAAATTTCAGTTCCAAACCTGTTCGAATTGCTCTTCTTTGAAACCTACCGTCACTTTGGTACCATCCGTAACAATCGGCCTTTTCAGAAGCATGCCATCTGTGGACAATATATCAAGCATCTCTGCTTCAGAAGCTTCTTTCAGCCTATCCTTTAAGCCTAGCTCCCGATATTTTTGACCGCTAGTATTGAAAAACTTCTTCAATTCCAAATTGCTGATTTTATATAGTTGTTCTATTTCAGTTCGCGAAGGCGGATTTTCCGCTATATGAATCGCTTCATATTGCAGTTCATGATTATCCAGCCACTTCTTCGCATTACGGCATGTGCCGCATTTTGGGTACCAATATAATGTTAAGCCCATCATTTCACCACCTATCAATAGAATACCCGTTTTCACCACGCAATACAACGAAATGTCTTTTGAATTTCCATTGCTATTTCATCAAAGGAAATAAAGGGAATGCCTTTACGGGCATTCCCTTTACAGATTCTGATTCATTGCTTAAAGTGCATATTTTTCCGTTTCGATTACCTTAACGGAAGCTTCACGTTTTTTCGCAATGACATTGATTGGATTGTGTCTTGTCAGCTTGCGAAGTGAAGAAAGCATGATGCGAAGGGTATCGCCTGTTTCCACCGCAATTAACGTTTCCTTTGCATGCTGTTCTATTTCATTGAAAGCTTCCTGAACGAAAATTTCCGTGTAAAGCACTTTTTGTTTGTTCTTCTCCAGCCCTGTAGCCGCAATTGCTTTTTCCGTACGTAATACCACGGATTCAGCTGCATATGCAAGGGATGCTATATCAGCAATATTGGAGAGGATTTCTTGTTCTTGATCAAGCTTATTGCCGTATTTCTGTGCAGCAAGGCCAGCTGCCAAAATACCGATTTTCTTAGCGTTTCTAACAAGCATTTTTTCTTGTGCCAATGGCTCATCGCCAGGCTCTTCCGGCATCATCATCATTAATTCCTCTTGCAGGCCTTGAGCCTTTTGAAGAAGCGGCAATTCCCCTTTAAGTGCTTTCTTCAGGAAAGTTCCCGGTACAAGCAATCGGTTGATTTCATTTGTACCTTCAAAAATCCGGTTAATACGGGAATCACGATATGCTTTTTCAATTTCATACTCCTGCATGAAACCATAACCGCCATGAAGCTGTACGCCTTCGTCCGTAACATAATCCAATACTTCGGAAGCGAAGAATTTATTCAATGAACACTCAATTGCATATTCAGCGATTGCAGCTGCCATTGATTTACCATCTTTTACTTGCTCATCCGTCAATTTGCTTTGCCTTTGATCATAAAGGCCAACAGTACGGTATACAGAGCTTTCTGCTGCATAAATTTTAGACGCCATTGTGGCAAGTTTTTCTTTCGTCAAGTTAAAATCGGAAATTTTCGTTTTGAACTGTTGGCGTTGATTCGTATAAGCAGCTGTAATCTCAAGGGCACGTTTAGATCCGCCGACAGCACCCACGCCTAATTTATAACGGCCAATATTCAGGATATTGAAAGCAATGACATGCCCTTTTCCGGCTACACCCAAAAGGTTTTCGACAGGTACATGAACATCTTCGAGGATTAATGTACGTGTAGATGAGCTTTTGATGCCCATTTTCTTCTCTTCAGCACCAGTCGATACACCTTCATAATCACGCTCTACAATGAAAGCAGAGAATTGTTCGCCGTCGATTTTGGCGTATACACAGAAGACATCTGCAAAACCTGCATTTGTAATCCATTGTTTTTCACCATTTAAAATATAGTGTGTTCCTTCAGCATTCAATTTCGCCGTCGTTTTTGCCCCCAAAGCATCTGAACCTGAGCTGGGTTCCGTTAAGGCATACGCAGCAATTTTCTCACCCGTTGCCAGTAAAGGGAGATATTTTTTCTTTTGTTCTTCATTCCCGAATAATACGATCGGCAAAGATCCGATACCTACGTGTGCACCATGCGTAATTCCGAAGCCGCCTGCAAGTGCCATTTTTTCTGTAATTAATGCCGAACTGATTTTATCAAGACCCAATCCGCTGTATTCCTCAGGAACGTCTGCACCAAGTAAACCGATTTCACCTGCATGCTTCAGTAATTTTACAGAACGGTCGAATTCATGGTTTTCTAAATGTTCAACCTGCGGCAGAATTTCATTCACCACGAAATCCTCTGAAGTTTTGGCAATCATTTTATGCTCTTCGGAATAATCTTCCGGTGTAAACACTTGATCATACGTAATATCTTCTACTAAAAAGGCTCCGCCTTTAATGAGGTTATCTGTTGTTTGATTGGACATGTTTTTTCCTCCTAAGTGATTAATGAAAGTAAACCTACCGGAAGCATGTTGCCAGCTTCCGGAAGGGATGGAATTACGCTAATAATTCAAATACTCCAGCAGCGCCCATTCCGCCGCCGATACACATTGTCACAACTCCGAATTGTTGGTTTCTGCGCTTCATTTCATGAAGCAGGCTTAATGTCAATTTTGCTCCTGAACATCCCAGTGGATGGCCTAAGGCAATGGCTCCGCCATTTACAT
It contains:
- the gcvH gene encoding glycine cleavage system protein GcvH, with the protein product MTTTPKELRYTKEHEWVKTEDGTVRIGITAFAQSELGDIVFVELPEIGDELKANEPFGSVESVKTVSELYAPISGKVVEVNEDLSDNPEYVNESPFEKAWMIVLEPSNSSDIENLMSAEEYESLING
- a CDS encoding acyl-CoA dehydrogenase family protein; the protein is MSNQTTDNLIKGGAFLVEDITYDQVFTPEDYSEEHKMIAKTSEDFVVNEILPQVEHLENHEFDRSVKLLKHAGEIGLLGADVPEEYSGLGLDKISSALITEKMALAGGFGITHGAHVGIGSLPIVLFGNEEQKKKYLPLLATGEKIAAYALTEPSSGSDALGAKTTAKLNAEGTHYILNGEKQWITNAGFADVFCVYAKIDGEQFSAFIVERDYEGVSTGAEEKKMGIKSSSTRTLILEDVHVPVENLLGVAGKGHVIAFNILNIGRYKLGVGAVGGSKRALEITAAYTNQRQQFKTKISDFNLTKEKLATMASKIYAAESSVYRTVGLYDQRQSKLTDEQVKDGKSMAAAIAEYAIECSLNKFFASEVLDYVTDEGVQLHGGYGFMQEYEIEKAYRDSRINRIFEGTNEINRLLVPGTFLKKALKGELPLLQKAQGLQEELMMMMPEEPGDEPLAQEKMLVRNAKKIGILAAGLAAQKYGNKLDQEQEILSNIADIASLAYAAESVVLRTEKAIAATGLEKNKQKVLYTEIFVQEAFNEIEQHAKETLIAVETGDTLRIMLSSLRKLTRHNPINVIAKKREASVKVIETEKYAL
- a CDS encoding arsenate reductase family protein, translated to MGLTLYWYPKCGTCRNAKKWLDNHELQYEAIHIAENPPSRTEIEQLYKISNLELKKFFNTSGQKYRELGLKDRLKEASEAEMLDILSTDGMLLKRPIVTDGTKVTVGFKEEQFEQVWN
- a CDS encoding toprim domain-containing protein; translation: MEWGEFDKVIIVEGSSDRRKVASVLNEDVEIRCTNGTISLTKLDELVDELMDRDVYLLFDADESGEKLRKQFRREMPEANHLYINKMYKEVESSPEHHIATVLLSANMNVKMKFLSQRVND